The genomic segment CAGAGTGGATGTTTTCCGCCGCTTCAACCTCGACCCGCACGCCGGCGATACGGAGCATCAGCCTCGACCAGGTGCGCGGGACTTCCGCGCATACACAGTCGGCGTTCGCAGCGTTTCGGTAGACGGCCCATACAATCCGCGTCGCGTACCAGATCGTGGCCGGGATCCCCAACGCCAGCAGCGCGAGCAGGCGGATCAATGGTCGACGCTCCCGAAGTGGTCGAAACCAGCGCGCGCCAGCGGCCGCGGCTCGCCGTCGCCGCGATCGAGCCACACGCCCTCCCCTTCGAGCACATGTCCGACGCGGGTCAAGTCGAGCCCGAAGCGGTCCTCGAAACGAGCCACGTCGACGATCCCCGGGTCGGCGACGAAGAGCAGCTCGTAGTCCTCGCCGCCATGCAGCGCCGCTTCCAACGCGCCCTCGGCTCCGAGGACGACGAGGGCGGCATCGGCGATCGGGACGGCACCCGCCTCCAAGACAACCTTGACGCCAGAGGCGGCCGCCAAATGGCCGACGTCACCGGCTAGGCCGTCGGATATGTCCATGAGCGCGTCAACCCATTCCTGCTCGACCAGACAGCACGCTTCGTCGATACGCGGCGTCGGACGGGCGAAGGCCGCGCGTGCTTGCGGGGACGGCTCACCCCCCTGCCGCCAAGCATGGACGGCGGCGGCGCTCGCGCCGAGGCGCCCGGTCACCCAGATCTCGTCGCCGGCCTTCGCCCCATTTCGCAATACCGGCCACGACGTACGGCCCACGACCACGACGTCGAGCACCAGGGGTCCTGGCGATCGGGAGAGGTCTCCACCGAGAATCGCTCCACCAAGCGCTTGCACGGCTTCCTCAACCCCGACCTGCAGTGCTTCCAGATCGACGTCGCCGGCCTCCGGGACCGCAATGGACACCAGTAACCCGAGGGGGGTCGCCGCCATGGCCGCTAGGTCGGAGAGCGCGGTCGCCGCGGCGCGGTACCCGATCTCACGGTCCGAGAGCCAGCTACGTCGGAAGTGCACGTCCTCGACACACATGTCGGTACTCAGGACCCACCCACCTTCGATGACCGCCGCGTCGTCACCGGGTCCGACCCGGACCGCCGCTGGGAGCTCACCGCCCAAAGCGATCGCCGTGCGGATCAGGTCGAACTCCGCCCCCGGGCCGAGTCGGATCGTGCGCGGCGGGTGATCGCTCATTTCACCGCGCCGGGTCAGCGTCGAAGAGAACAAAGGGCAGGTCGAGGTCCGAGACGCCCTCGCTCCGCTCCCTGAGAGCGTCCGGGAGGCAGCGGATCACGTCACTCGGGGTGAGCGCCAAGCCCCGGCCTGCGAGCCGCGCGGAGCGGCCCGTCAGATACAGCCCGACCGCCCCGGCATCCACTGGACCCAAGCCCTGCGCCATGAGCGACGCGCACACGCCCGTCAGCGCATCGCCCATGCCCGCTGCCGCGAGGTCGGACGAACCCTGGCAATCCACGTGCACCTCGGCTCCCGGTGCGGCGACCAACGACGGCGCCCCCTTGAGCAACAGCGCGTGTCCGTTCGCCTCTACAGCACGGCCGAGCGCCGCGATTCGGTCCGACTGGACCGTGGCCGTATCGGTGCCGAGCAGCCGCGCCATCTCGCCCGCGTGCGGAGTCGCCAGAACCGCTCTCGTCGCCGCCAACAACGGCAAGTCGAGTTTCCCTTGAGACGCCAGGTTGAGCGCGTCGGCATCTACCACCACGGGTCGAGGCGGACCCGTCGCAACCGCCGCGGCGAGCTTCTGTCCGAACGTGCCGGTGCCAAGGCCGGGCCCGAGGCCGACTGCGTCGCACTGATCCATGGCCGCGAGAAGCGCCCCTGGATCGCCGGGATCGACGTAGATCGCCTCCGGTGCGGCGCTCTGCACGATTTCGCGATTCTCCGGCGCGGAGCAAATCGTCACGAGACCGGCCCCCGCACGCAGCGACGCACGCACTGCGAGAACCGCGGCGCCGGCCATGCCCTGCTGTCCCGCGACCACGAGCACACGACCGACGGCGTTCTTGTGTGTGTCCGGGTCCCGGTGCGGGAGACGCGCCTGGGCCCAGGCAGGCGTGACCACTCGAGCGGTCACTTCCGCCGGGCTCGACGGTGGAAAGGCGATCTCGACCGCGATCAACCGACCGGCAAGCGAACGCGCCGGATGCAGAAGGCTTCCGAGCTTCGGCGCGCCAAAGGCGACGGTGACCGTCGCCCGCACTGCGCTGCCCGGCACGGTCCCCGTCCCTGAGTCGATGCCGGACGGCACGTCCAACGAGAGAACCCAGCAACCCAAGGCGTTGATGTTCTCGATCGCGGCGCGCTGCCGCTCCCGGGGGGCGCCCTGCAAGCCCGTGCCGAGCACCCCGTCCACGACGAGACCCGCTTCCCCGAGCAGGTCGCGCCATCCTTCCGCGCCGAGTTCTTCGTCCGTCCGCAAGGCGACGTCCCAGCCGTGCAGCAGCGGGTCCTCCAAAGGCCGGTCGGCCACAACCACCGCAAGGACGTCACGCCCCCACGCGCGTAGAGTCCTGAGCAGCACCAACGCGTCCCCGCCGTTGTTGCCGGACCCCACCACGCCCACCACCCGGCCGCGCGGGCGGAGGCGTTGCACGATCATCGCGGCCGCCCGCCCAGCGTTCTCCATGAGCACGGGCGGAGGCACCCCGATCGTCTCGATCGCCGTGCTATCGAGCGCCGCGGCCTCGGCTCCGGTGGGCGCGAGCACATGCAGGCGTGCGTAGGGGCGGAGTGGCGGGTGGAGACCGGCCATGAGCTAGGGAGCCTCTGCACAAGTAGGGCGCGCCGCGCGACCCACACCTTCGGCGCGGGTGCCCGGTCTCGCGAGCTCAATAGTAGGCACGACGACGAGTCGTAGTTGTTCGGGCACCGCCGCCGAAGGCGGTGGTCCGAGGAGGAGAAACGACCTATTGGGCCGCGACCCCCCTGCGCCCAACATCATGAGTGACATGATCTACCAGGTCGTGGGTTACGGTGGCACGGCCCCATCTCCGTCGTTGGAGCTCCTAGGACCACCGTCTTCGACGGCGGTACCCGCGACGGCTATGGCGTCGTCGCACCGCGACCCGCGCTTTGCGCGGGTGCCCTATGGAGCCGTGGCGCCCGGGGACCCGTGCGTAAGCTCGGGTGGCGGCGTGCCCTACTTGTGCAGAGGCTCCCTGTAGTTGGGCGAGATCCCGGGAGCCACGACGGTCTGGGTCTCGCTTGGATCTGTGGGGGCGTCAGGCTCTACTTGTAGCTCTGCCCGATCGTGCGGCCGATGCTGATCTCGCCGTTGTCGATCCGGATGTTGAAGCCGCACTCCGGCCTGGAACACACCCACGCTTTATAGCGAATCGACGCCCCCTCTCTGCCGTAGTCCGAGAGCGGCAGCAAGAGACCGGCCTCGCACTTCAGACAAGGCGGAAATCCCTGCTCTCCCTCCATGTGCAACCCCTCCCCTCAGCGTGGCAACGATACGGTCAGAATCGAGCTTCCCAGGGATAACTCAGCTCGAAAGCCTCTTCGAAGTCGAACACGTCGGCGAAGTCCTCCGGGCGATCCTCGTCCTGCTTGACGAGGATCCCCTGCTCCACCAACGCGAACACGACACTCCCGACATCCTCGGTGGCGCAAATCCCCCAGTGCTCCAGCACCATCCTCGCCATCGGACCAAAGCGCTCCAGAGCCAAGCGCCTCACCCCGTCCGCAAGCTCGCGCCCGGAAATGTGCCGGGGCTCGTCAAGCGAGTGGATGACCGAATGCAAGGCCGCGAGCACGAAGAAATACGCCCTCGTATCGAACCGAGGGTTTCGTTCCTGGAGCTGGTCCAGGACTTCGTCCGCGAATTGGAGTTCCGTCATGGGTAGAAATGTGGGTTTTAGAAGGGTGATCGGAAAGGGGGGTGGGCCGCGCGACCCACGCCTGACGGCGCGGGTGCCCCGCGCTTGCGCGCGTTCAGGCAAGGAACGACGAGGAGTCGTAGCCGAGCGGGCACCGCCGCCGAAGGCGATGGTCCGACGAGGAGAGACGCAGCATCAACCGCGCGGGCACCGACGCGAAGCGTTGGTCGCCATGTGCCCAACGCCATGGCTGATATGATCCTACGCCTCTGTGGGTTGGGGTGGCACGGCCCTCTTTCCGATCACCCTTCAAGGGGGCCGTTCGCTAGTGGGAGCACCACATGACACGTCTATCGCCCCGCCAATCCCACGTAGAGCGGGAAGGCGGTACAGAGATCCCTGACCTCGCCGCGAACCCCGGCGATCCGGTCTTCGTCGCTCGGTGCTT from the Gemmatimonadota bacterium genome contains:
- a CDS encoding NAD(P)H-hydrate dehydratase, whose product is MAGLHPPLRPYARLHVLAPTGAEAAALDSTAIETIGVPPPVLMENAGRAAAMIVQRLRPRGRVVGVVGSGNNGGDALVLLRTLRAWGRDVLAVVVADRPLEDPLLHGWDVALRTDEELGAEGWRDLLGEAGLVVDGVLGTGLQGAPRERQRAAIENINALGCWVLSLDVPSGIDSGTGTVPGSAVRATVTVAFGAPKLGSLLHPARSLAGRLIAVEIAFPPSSPAEVTARVVTPAWAQARLPHRDPDTHKNAVGRVLVVAGQQGMAGAAVLAVRASLRAGAGLVTICSAPENREIVQSAAPEAIYVDPGDPGALLAAMDQCDAVGLGPGLGTGTFGQKLAAAVATGPPRPVVVDADALNLASQGKLDLPLLAATRAVLATPHAGEMARLLGTDTATVQSDRIAALGRAVEANGHALLLKGAPSLVAAPGAEVHVDCQGSSDLAAAGMGDALTGVCASLMAQGLGPVDAGAVGLYLTGRSARLAGRGLALTPSDVIRCLPDALRERSEGVSDLDLPFVLFDADPAR
- the thiL gene encoding thiamine-phosphate kinase is translated as MSDHPPRTIRLGPGAEFDLIRTAIALGGELPAAVRVGPGDDAAVIEGGWVLSTDMCVEDVHFRRSWLSDREIGYRAAATALSDLAAMAATPLGLLVSIAVPEAGDVDLEALQVGVEEAVQALGGAILGGDLSRSPGPLVLDVVVVGRTSWPVLRNGAKAGDEIWVTGRLGASAAAVHAWRQGGEPSPQARAAFARPTPRIDEACCLVEQEWVDALMDISDGLAGDVGHLAAASGVKVVLEAGAVPIADAALVVLGAEGALEAALHGGEDYELLFVADPGIVDVARFEDRFGLDLTRVGHVLEGEGVWLDRGDGEPRPLARAGFDHFGSVDH